In the Candidatus Zymogenus saltonus genome, TTTTAAATCCGGTTCCGAAAAACGAGAATGGAACCGGATCTGTGTCGTGGGTCTTTATCCTCACCGGCGTGCGGTGATCCGGCATGAGGAGAATTCTGTATTTGTCGAACTTCTTCAATCCGGAGAGCACCGGGCCTACGATATTTTTGTCGAACTCCTCTATGGCCCTGACCTTGATCGCGGCGTCCCCCTCGTGCCCCGCCTCGTCCGGCGCCTCCACGTGGAGGTAGACGAAATCCGCCCCGGAGGAGAGCGCGTTCAAGGCCGCCTCGACCTTCCCCGCGTAGTTCGTGTCTATCCAGCCGGTCGCCCCCTCGACCTTGATAATCGATAGGTCCATAAGGACCCCGAGCCCCTGAACGAGATCGACCGCGCTTACCACGGCGCCCCGCCCTATCCCGAAGCGCTCCCCGAATGGTGGAAAGGCAGGCTTTGTCCCCTGTCCCCAGAACCAGATGGAGTTCGCCGGCCTCTCCCCCTTCGACACCCGTGCCCCGTTTACCGGATGATCCGGCAGTTCCCGCTGGGAGTCCCTCATCAGCTTCAATATCCTACCCGCCCCGTCTCCGTGGGGGAGGTATGTCCCGATCTCCTCGCCGGAGATATCGTGGGGGGGGGTGGTGACTATACCACCGATGCCGTTCTTCCAGACCATTATATGGCGGTAGCTCTTGCCCGGATAGAACGAAAACTCGTGGTTTCCGAACTCCCTTTCGATATACTCCACGATCTTTGTCGACTCCTCGGTCGTGATGCGCCCTGCGGAGTAATCCTCCATCCGCCTCCTGCCTCTTTTTTCGCTTAACGTAACGAGATTCATCCGAAAGGCGATGTCGGTGGGCGAGAGGTCGATCCCCATGCTGGCCGCTTCGATGGGCGCCCTTCCTGTGTAAAATTCGGCCGGGTCGTAGCCCATAATCGACATGTTGGCCACATCGGAGCCCGGCTCGAAGCCATCGGGTACGGTGGACACCAGCCCCGAGACGCCGCCCCTCGCGATCTCGTCCATGTTGGGCGTCTTCGCGTACTGGAGGGGCGTCTTCCCGCCGAGCTCATCGACAGGCTCATCGGCCATCCCGTCCCCCAGAAGTACGATGTGTTTTATAGATTTCATCGCTTCATACCAATATTAAATTAAACTATTGATTATATGCCAATCCCCCCGGTGCAGCTTCAAGGAGATGATAGAATTCAGGGTTGAATTACAGACCCATCGCCTTGAGGACATCCGCCATGTCCGGCTTGACCGATGTGGTCTCCGGGGCGACCCTTATCGCGTTGTCCGGGTCTTTGAGGCCGTGGCCGGTGAGCGTGCAGACGATCGTATCGCCTGGCTTGAACATGTCCCTCTTCTTTATAACACCGGCGATAGACGCCGCCGATGACGGCTCGCAGAAGACCCCTTCCCTGAATGCGACAAGCCGGTAGGCTTCGAGGATCTCCTCGTCCGTTACTATATCGATCAGCCCCCCCGACTCGTCCCGGGCCGCCTCCGCCCTCTTCCACGATGCAGGGTTTCCGATCCTGATGGCGGTGGCCACGGTCTCCGGGTTCTTGACTATCTCGCCCCTCACTATCGGCGCCGCCCCCTCAGCCTGAAAGCCGATCATCTTGGGGAGCTTCTTGGCGATCCCATCCTTGTGATACTCGGTGTATCCCATCCAGTAGGAGGTGATGTTCCCGGCGTTACCCACAGGAAGGGAGTGATAGTCTGGTGCGTCTCCCAGCGCCTCCACTATCTCGAAGGCCGCCGTCTTCTGCCCGACAATCCTGTGCTCGTTTAGGGAGTTGACCATCGTTATGGGGTGGTTCTCCGAGATGTCACGGACGAGGGCGAGCGCCTCGTCGAAGTTTCCTTTGACCTCGATGACCTTCGCCCCGTGCATCACTGCCTGGGAGAGTTTCCCCAGGGCGATCTTCCCCTCCGGTATCAAGACGAAGGCCTTGAGCCCGGCCCTCGCCGCGTAGGCGGCGGCGGAAGCGGAGGTGTTTCCCGTCGATGCGCAGATCACAGCGGTCGATCCCTCCTCCACCGCCTTCGTCACCGCAACGGTCATCCCCCTGTCCTTAAACGAGCAGGTGGGGTTCATGCCGTCGTACTTGAAGTAGAGAGTGATCCCCTTCTTTTCGTTGCCGAATATTTCCGCCTCGATGTTTCTCGCCCTAATTAGGGGGGTGTTACCCTCCATCAGGGTAATTACGTTTTCCCTCTTTTTAACGGGAAGCCTGTCCCAATATTTATCGATAAGCCCCGAATATCTATCGCCACTCATCTTTTCTCCCTCCCTTTTTCATCGCCGTATCCTCGATCCTTATGAAAATCGACGGCCTGCTTATAACGTCGAGAGCGTCAATCTCTTTTAGCGCCACGCGAATGTCCTTTTCCCTCGCCTCGTGGATCATCATGACTATTGGGACGTCCTCGTGTCCCTCTGCCCTCCCCTTCTGGATCACCGAGGCTATGCTGATATTAAACTTGCCGAGAATTCCGGAAATCTTCGAGAGGACGCCCGGCTTATCCAAGGCCGAAAACCTGAGGTAGTAGTTGGTAACGACGTCTTCCATCGGCTTCGGCCTTACCTTCTTGATATCGGCGTAGTCAAACGAGAGGGGCGGGACCCTCTTCTTTGTCTTCGATATGACGTTTCTCGAAAGCTCGATGACGTCCGAGACCACCGCCGTCCCTGTCGGCATCATTCCGGCCCCCTGACCGTAGAGGAGGATCGTCCCCACCGCCCTCCCCCTGATGTAGATGGCGTTCAGGTTAAAGCTGACGTTGGAGAGGAGATACCTGAAGGGTATCAACGTCGGGTGAACCCTCGCCTCTATGCCGTCCTCGGTGTCCTTTAGGATCGACAGGAGCTTTACCTTGTAGCCCATCTCGCCGGCGAACTTGATATCGATAGGATCTATCTTCGAGATGCCCTCGATGTAGATGTCCTCGAAGTCCACCTTAACGCCGTAGGTTATGGGGATAATTATGGCAAGCTTGTGGGCGCTGTCTATCCCCTCGATGTCAAGGGTCGGGTCGGCCTCCGCGTAGCCGAGCTCCTGCGCCTCTTTTAGGGCCTCGGCAAACGCCATCTTGTCGTCGGTCATCCTGGTCAGGATATAGTTACAGGTTCCGTTTGTAATCCCGAAGATGAACTCGACCCTGTCCCCGACAAGGCCCTCCTTCAGTGTCCTTATGATTGGGATTCCGCCCCCCACCGAGGCCTCGAAGTTTATGTCGACGCCTACCTCGTGGGCCGCCTTGTATATCTCCTCTCCCGCTTCCGCCAGAAGCGCCTTGTTGGCGGTGACCACGTTTTTGCCAGATTTTATGGCCGAGAGAATCAGCTCCTGGGCGATATCGATCCCCCCGACGGTCTCCACCACAATCGATATGTCGGGATTGTCGATTATCTCCTTTATGTCGGTGGTAAGAACCGACCTGTCGATATTCACGCCCCTGTCCCTTTTAATATCTATGTCACAGATCTTCTCGATGGTAATGTCATATCCAAGCCTTCTCTTAATCAGGTTGCTGTTCTCGCTCAAGATTTTAACGACCCCCGTGCCGACGGTGCCGTAACCGATTACACCAACCTTTATTGAATCCAACTTTTTATCCGCCATAACTCCGCCTCAATAGAAACTCAAATAGTAAACCGGATTTTTTTATTTACAGGACATTTTTTATCCCCTTCACCGCCTGTTTGATCCTGTGGGTATTTTCCACCAGGGCAAACCTGACGTAGTCATCCCCCTGGGCGCCGAAGCCGACTCCGGGGG is a window encoding:
- a CDS encoding cofactor-independent phosphoglycerate mutase, translated to MKHIVLLGDGMADEPVDELGGKTPLQYAKTPNMDEIARGGVSGLVSTVPDGFEPGSDVANMSIMGYDPAEFYTGRAPIEAASMGIDLSPTDIAFRMNLVTLSEKRGRRRMEDYSAGRITTEESTKIVEYIEREFGNHEFSFYPGKSYRHIMVWKNGIGGIVTTPPHDISGEEIGTYLPHGDGAGRILKLMRDSQRELPDHPVNGARVSKGERPANSIWFWGQGTKPAFPPFGERFGIGRGAVVSAVDLVQGLGVLMDLSIIKVEGATGWIDTNYAGKVEAALNALSSGADFVYLHVEAPDEAGHEGDAAIKVRAIEEFDKNIVGPVLSGLKKFDKYRILLMPDHRTPVRIKTHDTDPVPFSFFGTGFKSNGAVGFSESACGKTGLFVNKGHALMGWLFG
- a CDS encoding threonine synthase translates to MSGDRYSGLIDKYWDRLPVKKRENVITLMEGNTPLIRARNIEAEIFGNEKKGITLYFKYDGMNPTCSFKDRGMTVAVTKAVEEGSTAVICASTGNTSASAAAYAARAGLKAFVLIPEGKIALGKLSQAVMHGAKVIEVKGNFDEALALVRDISENHPITMVNSLNEHRIVGQKTAAFEIVEALGDAPDYHSLPVGNAGNITSYWMGYTEYHKDGIAKKLPKMIGFQAEGAAPIVRGEIVKNPETVATAIRIGNPASWKRAEAARDESGGLIDIVTDEEILEAYRLVAFREGVFCEPSSAASIAGVIKKRDMFKPGDTIVCTLTGHGLKDPDNAIRVAPETTSVKPDMADVLKAMGL
- a CDS encoding homoserine dehydrogenase, whose amino-acid sequence is MDSIKVGVIGYGTVGTGVVKILSENSNLIKRRLGYDITIEKICDIDIKRDRGVNIDRSVLTTDIKEIIDNPDISIVVETVGGIDIAQELILSAIKSGKNVVTANKALLAEAGEEIYKAAHEVGVDINFEASVGGGIPIIRTLKEGLVGDRVEFIFGITNGTCNYILTRMTDDKMAFAEALKEAQELGYAEADPTLDIEGIDSAHKLAIIIPITYGVKVDFEDIYIEGISKIDPIDIKFAGEMGYKVKLLSILKDTEDGIEARVHPTLIPFRYLLSNVSFNLNAIYIRGRAVGTILLYGQGAGMMPTGTAVVSDVIELSRNVISKTKKRVPPLSFDYADIKKVRPKPMEDVVTNYYLRFSALDKPGVLSKISGILGKFNISIASVIQKGRAEGHEDVPIVMMIHEAREKDIRVALKEIDALDVISRPSIFIRIEDTAMKKGGRKDEWR